A window from Triticum aestivum cultivar Chinese Spring chromosome 6D, IWGSC CS RefSeq v2.1, whole genome shotgun sequence encodes these proteins:
- the LOC123142591 gene encoding putative cyclin-F2-1 yields the protein MDLMDPFTSELLSGPPIPVALSASSADTTDIDDYLRAINALPALRAADHYSEAALEEPVPSLLLESAVPVSDTTESNNSATRPLLSDYDADFDFNLRKQEMNVEEPPLPHYLKTVQGDRMSPSMRANLVIWMEEFTQYYGLAPGTLHRAVSYVDRVLSEKTLPAAHMEYELRLLGATAAFTAAKYEERDTIFKVNAAKIADDCGFANSREVIDMECKMLAALRYELSGPTAYTFVDHFTRYSNGESDLEVQKLAHLLAEQSLVDYTCLRLMPSAVAASAVFLARLILNPMASQVRKWNREFTELTGYKPRDLILGIESLYMMNPDPRFAILSAFLQEEQEL from the coding sequence ATGGATCTCATGGATCCCTTCACCTCCGAGCTTCTTTCTGGCCCTCCTATCCCCGTCGCCTTATCAGCCAGCAGCGCCGACACGACGGACATCGACGACTACCTCCGCGCCATCAATGCTCTTCCGGCGCTTCGAGCCGCCGACCACTACTCCGAGGCGGCCTTGGAGGAGCCCGTACCATCCCTGCTCCTGGAGAGCGCCGTCCCGGTCTCTGATACCACTGAATCCAACAACTCGGCCACGCGTCCGCTGCTCTCCGACTACGACGCCGACTTCGACTTCAACCTCCGCAAGCAGGAGATGAACGTCGAGGAGCCGCCGTTGCCGCACTACCTGAAGACGGTGCAGGGGGATCGGATGAGCCCGTCGATGCGCGCCAACCTTGTTATCTGGATGGAGGAGTTTACTCAGTACTACGGCCTGGCCCCCGGCACGCTTCACCGTGCCGTCTCCTACGTCGACCGCGTCCTGTCGGAAAAAACCTTGCCTGCGGCTCACATGGAGTATGAGCTCCGTCTACTGGGCGCCAcggccgccttcaccgccgccaaaTATGAGGAGCGGGACACCATATTCAAGGTGAACGCCGCGAAAATTGCCGACGACTGTGGGTTCGCCAACAGCAGGGAGGTGATCGACATGGAGTGCAAGATGTTGGCGGCGCTCAGGTACGAGCTCAGCGGGCCAACGGCTTACACTTTTGTGGACCACTTCACCAGGTACAGTAATGGAGAGAGCGACCTGGAGGTTCAGAAGTTGGCGCATCTGCTCGCCGAACAATCGCTGGTCGACTACACATGCCTGCGGCTCATGCCATCGGCCGTGGCGGCGTCGGCGGTCTTTCTCGCCAGGCTGATCTTGAACCCAATGGCGAGCCAGGTTCGAAAGTGGAACAGGGAATTCACGGAGCTGACAGGGTACAAGCCCAGGGACCTCATCCTTGGCATTGAGTCGCTGTACATGATGAATCCCGATCCTCGCTTTGCGATCTTGTCAGCTTTTTTGCAAGAAGAACAAGAATTGTAA